Below is a window of Entelurus aequoreus isolate RoL-2023_Sb linkage group LG07, RoL_Eaeq_v1.1, whole genome shotgun sequence DNA.
GGCAGAGCTCAACAATTGTGACATTTGTAAATGAGCGAGATGTGTACAACAAACCTGGAATATGGTCGGCGGTCTTCTGGCAAACCGGAAGTTGAAAAGTGCAATGAGTGACTTAGTCGTGTTATAGTGCCACCTAGCGGTCGGTAGTGTGGATGACGTTACTTGAAGGGTCTTGATGTTGGTAAAGAATGTTAACTTTTAACTAGCAACTTGTAACTGCAATTTGACATTTTGATTAAATTAAATTCTACCAATTAAAACATGCATTTAACAATTTccgatttttttttccagtttttactAAATTACTGTACATTGAAAATAATGTGCATTAATAATCTTAATAATTTGCAGTGTATTCTCATTTAAAAAGTGAATTTCTCTACTATCAGGCAAATAACTACTGAAAAACAATATGTGAAAAGTAATCATACAAACAAGTATTTGTTTCAATGATCCCAGTTTATTGGCATCCATTGAATCACTTTCATTACAGAAATAAAACTACCCTACTGGTAGACTCCAGGTTGTACAAGTGTGGTTATCCAGAGATAAATACAAACTGCACACAGCAAGGGGAGGAGGGGCAGAACAGATGTATGTAAACTAATAATCTAGAGTGACACACGCAGGTCAGACTTGATGAAATACTTCTATCCTTCCAATGGCTGTATGCACCTTTGCATGGATTGTTGTGCTTTGGCGCCCCACCAGTGACTGGattgaagaaagaaaaaaaaaaactacaaacacCACCTTTTGGTTTAGCAAACATTGTGAAAACGACATGTTTCTGGTTACAGACTGTTGCTCGATGTCATTTATATTACCTAAATTTTGCCAAAACAAACTTTGAACATCCAACAGCTCTGTGTGCAGACAACTGGTAACAATGTTACACAAATGCCTGCTGATGAAATCAACCAAGAAATGACATTTGCAACACTTTGTAGCTAGCTGACTGATTTGTGATATCTGGGTATGCAATAGAGCTGGGCAATACTTaccatattattaataataatgatcataatGTGATTGTTTAGCGTGGCTCCGGTCAATTATTCGTAGTGCACACAAATCAAGACTCATAATTTGTGAGTGTATTTTATCAATTAACTACCGTACACATTAAAACTGAGATTTTTTGCCTTCATGTGAAAGTTTCAGTTTCGAACAAATAATGGCCtgttttttgtaacattttttagCAATGATAATTAacctacactttttttcccccaagcaTCCGTTTCCAAATGAAAGTGTCTTTAAGCTTTACAAAAATATTCTTGTCTGTTTGCTTAAATCTGCCAAATCTTGCTAGTCACCACatgaactgttttttttaaaagacacacacacccacacccacacacacaactAATGAATGGTACATTCTCATCACAGTGTAGCCTTGTGGCGCATTGCAAATCCAGGTAATGTAGAGAGCAGACTGAAAGCCACATCGCCCTCTTAACCACTCCTGGCAAGCATAAAAAAACAGCAAATAAAATCAAAGAAGAAACTAACTTCGCCAAACATGGTGAAGGGAAATCTAAGCGAGAAAATCCAGGCTGACATAGTCTCTGTTCTCCTCTAGAGAGTGCTGCGATGTCACCAAACCGAATGGTATTATCCCCTCCACAAACCCCTCATCCTCCCACCACTACTTTGTCCTGCAGGGGGTGCTGCTGGGACATGTGACCTCATCAGGACACACCCTGCAATACTCGGGCTGAGGGTGTATGTTGGTCGGttgttgcgtgtgtgtgtgtgtgaggatgtGGCGGGTTAGCTTGTCTGAGCTCCATTATTCAGTCGGTGGAGAAGAGGTCGCCGGCCGAGGGCAGCGGGGCCAGACCGCCGGTCACGTTGGGTAGGAGGGAGAGGTCGGGCAGACTCTGGATGTGGGACTTGAGCTCCTTTCTCACCCGGGTCACTCTGGCTAGCTTCTGCTTGTACTCCTGCCCATGAAAATCACATAATATTTAACAACTGTATTTTCACATTATTGATCATAAGGTAGAAAAAGTGGGTGTCATTGCATCCCAAATGGAAGGATACCCCAAGTACTGTATTCTGGCAATTTAATTAAAGTCACATGaacatgtataattaaaaaaatgaataaaagttGTGTAAAATGATAGCACTTAAAAGTGTACATAAGCCAcaagtgcaaaaaataaaaaattgcacaTGCAAAAAAATTGATAAAGATATTCTTCACATTTTTATGTATTAAACAAGTTAATATCAGTCTAACGTGGCTCAAGAtgcactaattttttttaaaaagcctataTCCCAGCTTTGTGGTTAAGCTGCCAAAATAACCTTGGAATTATATTATTCTtctttactactactactactattcctCCAAGTAATAACCATTTGAGGGCTTTAACATACTTACAAAATACCTAATCATACAGGAGTGTGTATCTAATATGGTGTCAGTTGTTCACATGTCATAAATCTAAGACATCATCGATTGGGAgacgcaggttttttttttatttgacagggacagtacaattaaacatggCTACCCACAGGTAactgatgtcaaagtacataagacttctagccacaggctaatttgcaacccttgtccctggtGAGGATTTCaaagaaaagttgagaaaagtgaaacacatacaaaaggataAAGACaagtacacaaaaaaaaaaaaaaaaactaattgctCCAATTTGCCCATACTACATCCAGTTCTAGTGCGCACACTTatgattttccttaagccactttttcagttttgtggagaaaagtttaatgttcgactgtgactttaactccagtggcaaagagttccacagatgtgaggccttcacGGAGAACACAGACTGACCCAGACCCTAATCCACTAAGAgacttttaaaaatgagaaatgtatacaattatcaaaactcatcttgttacatttttgggtAATAAGACAGTGATGACGCTTCATTGGTTTTTGGTCAAATACCTTTAGGGTTTGTTTATATAATGACaacagaggcttcactacacattttgtggtagttttgggcgatactcgaaatgtgggtatcgatccaataccaagtatttACTGGGGCGGTATTGATCATACCAATGGTTATACCGTATttctcggactataagtcgcagtttttttcatagtttggccgggggtgcgacttatactcaggagcgacttatgtgtgaaattattaacacattaccgtaaaatatcaaataatattatttagctcattcacgtaagagactagacgtataagatttcatgggatttagcgattaggagtgacagattgtttggtaaacgtatagcatgttctatatgttatagttatttgaatgactcttaccataatatgttacgttaacataccaggcacgttctcagttggttatttatgagtcatataccgtacacttattcagcctgttcactattctttatttattttaaattgcctttcaaatgtctattcttggtgttggggtttatcaaataaatttccccaaaaaatgcgacttatactccagtgcgacttatatatgtgtttttccttctttattgtgcattttcggccggtgcgacttgtacacccgagcgacttatactccgaaaaatacggtacttaaaattTTTAGGATCATTAAATGGTTACGTTTTTGAtgaaaaacacaggatggtggtgAAACAAtatcatttattgttttatttacttcCTACTACAGGCTCATTTGGTTGTTTTTTTGCTCTTTAAAGTCCTCCAGTATCCAGGGACTTATTTACCTAGCTtgttaacaataacaacaaaatatttttttgataaaaagaaaatatcgatctaaccacTCTAATATTGACCATTTACTGATACTATACCTGGTAttgttactgttaatatttgtatCGATACGCGCACCTCTGTttactatcatccatccatccattttctaccacttgtccctttcggggtcgtggggggtgctggagcagcaATTAGCAGTTAGCATGAAGGCCTACAGTGTGTTGTGTAAAATATTTAGAGCCATCCCTCATCCTccaataaaaacagttttattttgtgttgttgttgtttcgtttgtctatatcaggggtcggcaacctttaccactcaaagagccattttgacccgtttcacaaattaaagaaaacaatgggagccacaaactcttttgaaatttaaaatgaaataacactgcacacaaagtttttgtttgctttgtgctatgtataaaccaggggtctgagacacgcggcccgcaccttaatatgaaaatgtaatgttagtgcggcccgcaagttttatatgaatggcgcttgacggCATCACACTTGCCATAATcacactcccgaatttcagggcaactattcCCTCGAATGTCCGctgattttcaccctaacaacaatattaagggcgtgccgtgatggcactgcctttagcgccctctacaacctgtacaaacagcgtgccagcccagttacatgttgtatgaggcttctgcagacacacatgagtgactgcaaggcatacttggtcaacagccatacaggtcacactgagggtggccgtataaacaactttaatactcttactaatatgcgccacactgtgaacccacaccaaaaaagaatgacaaacacatttcaggagaacatccgcaccgtaagtgaagtgaattatatttatatagcgctttttctctagtgactcaaagcgctttacatattgAAATCTAAGTTacaattaaaccagtgtgggtggcactgggagcaggtgggtaaagtgtcttgcccaaggacacaacggaagtgactaggatggcggaagcagggattgaacctgcaaccctaaagttgctggcacggccgccctaccaaccgagctataccgccccatataccgtaacacaacagaacaaatacccagaatcccatgcatccctaactcttccgggctacattatacacccccgctatcaccaaaccccccccccctccgtgcgtcggttgaggtgggctgggtttggtggtagcgggggtgcataatgtagcccggaagagttagggatgcatgggattctgggtatttgttctgtcgtgtttatgttgtgttgtattgtgtgttacggtgcggatgttctcccgaaatttgtgtgtcattcttgtctgtgtgggttcacagtgtggcgcatatttgtaacagtgttaaagttgtttatatcggcaccctcagtgtaacctgtatggctgttgaacaagtatgccttgtagtcacttacgtgtgtaagcagaagccgcacacaacatgtgactgggccggcacgcagatgGTATGGTAGTATGGTGTAaaagcggacgctaaaggcagtgccatcacagcaCGCTCTCAatatggttgccccgggagattttcgggaggggcactgaaattcggaagtctacccgaaaaatcgggagggtcatcagagtgatcaaagagccgcgggttgccgatccctggTCTATATCATGCAATCCCAGTGTCGTTCATGTTGTACTTGCCTCTAGTTTATTCTCTCTGTCCATCAGCGCCTCTTTCTGGCTGCCGATGTAGTCGGTCAGCATGCGCGCCAGCTGCCTGCGGTCCTCCAGCTCTGCAGCCAGTCGGCCGTTGTACTCGGCCAAGAGTAGACACGCTTCATCCACCGTCTTGGACAGCTTGTCAGCAGCCTCCTTGTCTGCACgggagaaagaatatgagaagttAGTGTGCCTTTACGCACAGTGCATTACGCTTTTGTTAAGTGATGCGTATTTCCTGTTTATCATCCTAGATTTGACCAAATGGCAGACTGTAAAATCTCTTACTTCATATAGGTTGACAAAATAAAACTTACCAGTGATTTTCTCCAGCAACGAGACATCTTGGACTTCCTGTGGCAACGAGGCAATTTTCTGTCTAACAGCCGCGTCTCCCGATGCCGCGTTCTCCAAGTCCTGAAGCGCTTTCACCAGTTCTTCTGTCTGAGTGTATGTGTTTTGTGTGCGTTTCCGTGCATTAAATTATAGGGAAGAGAAAACACAGTGAAAGgggagggggaaaaaagaaagaaaacatcaAATCGGATGGATTGTTCTAAAACTACAATGTTATTTTCTCGTGTAAGAGTTCCGTCGCCGTCTTACAAGTTGAGCTGCGGCGGTGTCTGTGATGTGAGGAGAGCCGTGGCTTCTGTAGTCGTCGTCGtcgtcctcttcttcctcctgctGCTGCAgctcctgctgctgctgctgctgctgctggatcTTTTGATAGGTTCGCTTCACAGGTTTTTTTTCCTCTACTGAAATCAAGCATTAGGACGGATAGAAGAGATAATAATAAACATGATTGTATGAAATACTTTACAATACTTCAATACCTGTTTAAAAACCAAAGACCGGCTGACTGACGTAGACATAAGCCACATTGAAACTGAAACTTGCCATTGCTTGCACATTTTATTTGTGACATGAGAATAGGAAATAATGAAAGATGTTTATAAGGCAGTTATAAGTACAGTATTTCATACTCCGATCTACCACTGTATGTCTtgactacaatgacaataaagttttcGAAGTGCACAAATCTTTCTTTTGTGGGTTAACAATCATAAAAGTACTTAAATGGGTGTATTTTGTTAAGTAGTATGGTAGACTCAAGGTtaatactgccatgcttttattctgaagatGACTTTTCACTAAAGTCATTATAATATTTTATGCTGTATAACTAcactgtacaccaggggtcaccaacgcggtgcccgcgggcaccaggtagcccgtaaggaccagatgagtagcccgctggcctgttctaaaaatagctcaaatagcagcacttaccagtgagctgcctctattttttaaattgtatttatttactagcaagctggtctcgctttgcccgacatttttaattctaagagagacaaaactcaaatagaatttgaaaatccaagaaaatattttaaagacttggtcttcacttgtttaaataaattcattgatttttttaactttgcttcttataactttcagaaagacaattttagagaaaaaatacaaccttaaaaatgattttaggatttttaaacacatatacctttttaccttttaaattccatcctcttctttcctgacaatttaaatcaatgttcaagtacatttatttgttctattgtaaagaataataaatacattttaatttaattcttaattttagcttctgttttttcaacaaagaatatttgtgaaatatttcttcaaacttattattattaaaattcaaaaaaattattctggcaaatctagaaaatctgtagaatcaaatttaaatcttatttcaaagtctttttaatttcttttaaaatttttgttctggaaaatctagaagaaataatgatttgtctttgttagaaatatagcttggtccaatttgttatatattctaacaaagtgcagattggattttaacctatttaaaacatgtcatcaaaattctaaaattaatcttaatcaggaaaaattactaatgatgttccataaattatttttttaattttttcaaaaagattcgaattagctagtttttctcttctttttttcggttgaattttgaattttaaagagtcgaaattgaagataaactatgtttcaaaatttaattgtcatttttttcgtgttttctcctcttttaaaccattcaattacggtaagtgtaaatatcattaattattaataacaacatagagttaaaggtaaattgagcaaattggctatttctggcaatttatctaagtgtgtatcaaactggtagcccttcgcattaatcactacccaagaagtagctcttggtttcaaaaaggttggtgacccctgctgtacacacTAGTAGGAACTTAACAGTATAAGCCATCATGGACACAAATGGACTGATTTTTCCACAGAAACGGTTGACCAAATATGTCGACGTCAACTTAAAAgccaactgcactttttgggagaatttttcctatcattcacaatccttatgtgagacaagaacaaacgtttatttttttttaagcattctaatttgtaacatAGGACTCGTACTAGACGGCTAAGAatgtagctaatgggagtcatctatTCTTACCCATAAAGCCCTCGAAAAAAGCATCCAAAAACCGCAGAGTGACATTGTTATAATTTATATAAGCGCTaaagcagaggaactacttttaacgGCGCCTTGATCAGATAGGTACTGTAACTAGCTactgcagctattgacatactgagctaggaagctgctgcatcacctctcaATTGGTAAAAAATTAAagttagattataaatcatgactCTCACCTGTACAGTAAAAGGTTGTGGCCATATACCGAGagattggtcaactttgaaattccAACTCAAAAACATTGCGAGAAAGAAAAAAACTTGTTTGAGCCCGTCTTTTTTTACCCAATGAGTGAGGATTATAATAAATTAATCATCTAACACCGGAGATCAAGTCTTGTGCTGAATGTCTGGTATGCCAACCTTATCAGTTGGCAtaacagacattgtacagtaagtgattgtttaatTATGTTCGTATTTTGTGTTTCTTATCGAGTACTTAGCAattctgctacatgatgcttagtgcttCACTATAGCTGGATCTGCTTaccactcagcttctaaaacttgtagctcatcctccttatattcaggctcaaaaatataaggttcaggATCATCACTTGTCACAAAGTAGTAGTCGTTAGCTCTTATCCAATCTGCTGTAGTTAGTGGTAGTTGTTGAAAGAAACAGAGAACGTTGGGATGCGCTCTGCTAAATCAATgcgccgctgtatgcttaaaatgagcaaaatacgtaaacattacatgttattatgaatgtgcctgttactccaGAATGAACAGTATATAAaacgatggaggtttttggatgcttAATAGAGCACTTTACTGGCAGAACAGAGAGTATCCCCGTTACCTGCATTGTCAGCTGACGCTTGCTAGCGGtttttacgagttaaaatgcataaaaaaagaaagaaatgttCTTGTGTCACACGGATTCTGaatcataggcaaaattccaaaataaattaaattcCCCTTAAAGCGGGTACTTTATATTGATAAAATGAACACTGTGGActaggacttaaaggcctactgaaatgaattttttttatttaaacggggatagcagatctattctatgtgtcatacttgatcatttcgcgatattgccatatttttgctgaaaggatttactatagaacaacgacgataaagattgca
It encodes the following:
- the rprd1b gene encoding regulation of nuclear pre-mRNA domain-containing protein 1B isoform X2, whose product is MSSFSEAALEKKLTELSSSQQSVQTLSLWIIHHRKHSGLIVKVWHRELKKAKTSRKLTFLYLANDVIQNSKKKGPEFTKDFETVLVDACSHVASEVEENCKKHMERLLNIWKERSLYRADFIQQLKLAIEDSHSPRPTEEKKPVKRTYQKIQQQQQQQQELQQQEEEEDDDDDYRSHGSPHITDTAAAQLTEELVKALQDLENAASGDAAVRQKIASLPQEVQDVSLLEKITDKEAADKLSKTVDEACLLLAEYNGRLAAELEDRRQLARMLTDYIGSQKEALMDRENKLEEYKQKLARVTRVRKELKSHIQSLPDLSLLPNVTGGLAPLPSAGDLFSTD
- the rprd1b gene encoding regulation of nuclear pre-mRNA domain-containing protein 1B isoform X1; translated protein: MSSFSEAALEKKLTELSSSQQSVQTLSLWIIHHRKHSGLIVKVWHRELKKAKTSRKLTFLYLANDVIQNSKKKGPEFTKDFETVLVDACSHVASEVEENCKKHMERLLNIWKERSLYRADFIQQLKLAIEDSHSPRPTVEEKKPVKRTYQKIQQQQQQQQELQQQEEEEDDDDDYRSHGSPHITDTAAAQLTEELVKALQDLENAASGDAAVRQKIASLPQEVQDVSLLEKITDKEAADKLSKTVDEACLLLAEYNGRLAAELEDRRQLARMLTDYIGSQKEALMDRENKLEEYKQKLARVTRVRKELKSHIQSLPDLSLLPNVTGGLAPLPSAGDLFSTD